The stretch of DNA TTTTTAACAACACCTCGGGCAATTCAACATGAAAATGCGCCAGCAATACCGCCAGTCCAATCGACAGTATCAAGGGGTTCTTGGCAATCCCCAGAGCAATGCCACGCCAATTTATCCGCTCACCTTGCCGGTTGGCCGCCATCAAGGCAAAAACCGACAACACATTATAAAGGGGGGTCAGCGCCGCCATTAGCAAAGAAGCCATCGCCAGACCAGGCTCACCGTACATATTGGCCGACAACGCCAGCCCGGTTATCCCCAGGTTGCTACGGAACGATCCCTGGACAAAGACGCCGCGTTGCTTCCCCTGGCTAACGACCAAGCCCGACCCCCACCAGAGCAACAGAAACAGTATCAGGGTGCCTGACAAGGCATACAGCAGCTGTAGTGGATCCAGCACCAGGGAAAGGTCCAGCTTGATGATGCTAATGAACAACAAGGCCGGCAGAGTTACGTTGAACACCAGCTTTGAAGACACTTCGATGAAATTTTCATTGATAAAGCCGATTCGACGCAAAAAGGCACCGAGAAACACGATGACAAAAATCGGCACTGTAATCTCTACAGTAAACACCAGTGTTTGCAGGTAAAGGTCCACAAAAACTCCAGGCAATGAGGCGCTGTTATTGTAACGCCATAACTCTGAATAGAGCTATCTACGCTAAACAAAACACCCTGTTAGACAACTTTTTTATGACGGCTGGCCGGCAGCACAAAAGACACTATGGTTAAAATGTGCACGTTTTATGTGGCCATCCGTTGGCACAGGAGGGATCTACCATGACATTGAAAGAACTGGATGCTCTTGAGCACCGTATTGGAGATGTGGCGCTTTGGGTGATTCTCGCTTTGGTGGCGGTCATCACCCTGATTACGCTATCGGCTTAGGGACAGACAAATAACAACCTTAACATCGGGTTGCTCTGACCCGGTGGGGTGCTTTGTTGTTCTATCATCCATCCCTCCCTTTCTGGAATCTGACCTCTCAAGCCATAAATAAACCTGACATTAACGCCTCATCAGGTGCTGCCATCAGGCCAGCTCGCTTTCCAGTGACAGCAGGCTGGCGTTCCCCCCCACAGCCGTCGTATTAACGGTCAGGGTTCGCTCACTGGCAAACCGGTAAAGGTAGCGTGGCCCACCGGCTTTGGGGCCAGTCCCCGAAAGCCCCTGGCCTCCGAAAGGCTGCACCCCTACCGTCGCACCAATCTGATTGCGATTGATGTAGATGTTACCTACCCGTACCCCTTGCTCAATGCGTCTGGCCGTAACCTCATTACGGGTATGTACCCCCAGCGTCAGACCATAGCCGGAAGCATTAACCTCTTCGATTACCGCATCAAGTTGTTCCGACTTGAAGCTGATCAGGTGCAGAATCGGACCAAAATTTTCCTTGTGCAACTCAGCCATCGAATCAATACGGAAAGCGATGGGCGCTACATAACAGCCTTGCTGAGCCACGGTTGTCGCCAAGGGGGTTTCGGCGATGACCTCAGCCTTCTGGCGCATCGTGGCAATATGCTCATCAAGCATCTGCTGAGCTCGCTCATCGATTACGGGCCCCACATCGGTGGTATGGAGCCTGGGATCCCCCACCACCAGTTCCGCCATAGCGCCTTGCAATAACTCTGTCACCCGAGGTGCCACGTCTTCCTGCACGTAGAGCACCCGTAGCGCCGAGCAGCGTTGCCCGGCGCTTTTGAAAGCAGATTCGACTGCATCTGCAACCACCTGCTCGGGCAACGCA from Aestuariirhabdus haliotis encodes:
- a CDS encoding AEC family transporter, translating into MDLYLQTLVFTVEITVPIFVIVFLGAFLRRIGFINENFIEVSSKLVFNVTLPALLFISIIKLDLSLVLDPLQLLYALSGTLILFLLLWWGSGLVVSQGKQRGVFVQGSFRSNLGITGLALSANMYGEPGLAMASLLMAALTPLYNVLSVFALMAANRQGERINWRGIALGIAKNPLILSIGLAVLLAHFHVELPEVLLKTGSYFSAMTLPLALLGIGGTLSLKTLGKASVLSLWSSLLKLVALPFVLTLGALLLGFRGESLGIMFLMFASPTAAVSFVMSRAMGGDSELAASIILITTLGSLVSISAGIFILRLLQLA